In a genomic window of Streptomyces roseoviridis:
- a CDS encoding PAS domain-containing protein: MSSRPSRGAARLAAILDALPDGLVLVNCNGTVVNANTIALGMFETPGTALVGRGLLDLLPDFDSRLIPGSMRRPEGADDRGRTRPTRMMARRTDGSEFPVEVTSASLEDGREAYDSYNGYTGDELLMLVVRDLTGTLDTEAELARSQRQTEMILRAASEGVVGTDTDGRVVLVNPAFAQILGYRATELGGAELHPLILPKRADGEPFPYEESALADTLKSGRKHRVRGQVLWAKNGDRVPVDLTTAPVRDGDQLVGAVMTFTDRRPYEQLAEKHAAELADLAERHAAELEQRVAELAREKERYEALAARHEQLTAVLGESLRGPLEELRTELSTLAADDAGQLWPEANQLLHHLAAGYARMTTLVDNVLGYQRLDAGAESLDKAVTLVDRVVTAGIDGAVELIGPGRAQFAVHAPPVEAEVDAERLTTALAHLVADVAGVDATGKSSRAAQAGGVGGAGDTTIVVAAAQRGEVVRIEVRGPYTGGDPVHQPIVRGIVAAHGGVVQTHEVPGMTGSAYVVEVPLGAGRGTVAPPEQPQRPEPGAGAPARPALPAQASPSGSGVPRAAAGAAASHGTGDATADGTGPAGGGPAGGGPGSDAPATGAPGSGAPGSGVEAVGGGGRRRARRGSTDAFLQSPLTAGDGSLPEPTGRRRGRTDGAPSAGTPGTPGTPGATAMPPMPGLPGAQGAAQGAPGTAPAQGAQGVSGSPADLIPAQNVRGTESSGTGRRRGRPAEGSVVTAAESAQGRPALGDTVPPQGVPVEAAPAAALALPAVASPEQPQQSQQSQQPTGRRRRALAAAQERAAAAEAGPRTPFALPPADADRLADPAGSPGHEAVRVLPDDEHTPPQPHPLPGARPAPGAPGPVPAGTSGTGTGSVPLPPEMPVSGPVHRQVNGPAGGPAAHSADDPANGPTHGPVTGSAPGHSHGHATGSAPGPAPAAAPGSAPGSAPGSTPKDSTQGRAFSVRTLGQGVPFVQPTAPAAAAGQPAAPAPAAPSGRRRKLGNPAEESRQPLPDPTATTAKAHPAAEPTAPAPAPGSTPPPVPAAPKLGPTPAPEGRAYAIGAPAEGSAEGPEPLDGPGGAVEVSNQPLPQPVDDELPPEPLDNPRRLLVWPAPDVATQQALSDRGYRPVIVHSREEVDAQIAAFPAALFVDPLTGPITRTALQSLRQAAVAAEVPVLLAAGLGQATREAAYGADPAVLLKALAPRDSEQHPSRVLLIEESEDIAQALAATLERRGMQVVRAATDTEAVTLAAQMRPNLVVMDLMQVRRRRAGIIDWLRANGQLNRTPLVVYTSADLDETELPKLSSGETVLFLAERSTSAEVQARIVDLLAKIGTN, from the coding sequence GTGAGCAGCAGGCCATCCCGAGGCGCTGCTCGCCTCGCAGCCATACTCGACGCGCTCCCCGACGGCCTCGTGCTCGTCAACTGCAACGGCACCGTCGTCAACGCCAACACCATCGCCCTCGGCATGTTCGAGACGCCCGGCACCGCCCTCGTCGGCCGCGGGCTGCTCGACCTCCTGCCGGACTTCGACTCGCGCCTGATCCCCGGCTCGATGCGCCGCCCCGAGGGGGCCGACGACCGGGGACGCACCCGGCCGACCCGGATGATGGCCCGCCGCACCGACGGCAGCGAGTTCCCGGTCGAGGTCACCAGCGCCAGCCTGGAGGACGGGCGCGAGGCCTACGACTCGTACAACGGCTACACCGGCGACGAGCTGCTCATGCTGGTCGTACGGGACCTCACCGGCACCCTCGACACCGAGGCCGAGCTCGCCCGCTCCCAGCGCCAGACCGAGATGATCCTGCGCGCCGCGTCGGAGGGCGTCGTCGGCACCGACACCGACGGCCGGGTCGTCCTCGTGAACCCCGCCTTCGCGCAGATCCTCGGCTACCGGGCCACCGAGCTCGGCGGCGCCGAACTCCACCCGCTGATCCTCCCCAAGCGCGCCGACGGCGAGCCCTTCCCCTACGAGGAGTCGGCGCTCGCCGACACCCTCAAGTCCGGCCGCAAGCACCGCGTCCGCGGACAGGTGCTGTGGGCGAAGAACGGCGACCGGGTCCCGGTCGACCTCACCACCGCGCCCGTACGCGACGGGGACCAGCTCGTCGGCGCCGTCATGACCTTCACCGACCGCAGGCCCTACGAGCAGCTCGCCGAGAAGCACGCCGCCGAACTCGCCGACCTGGCCGAGCGGCACGCGGCGGAGCTGGAGCAGCGGGTGGCGGAGCTGGCGCGGGAGAAGGAGCGGTACGAGGCGCTCGCCGCCCGGCACGAACAGCTGACCGCCGTCCTCGGCGAGTCGCTGCGCGGCCCCCTGGAGGAGCTGCGCACCGAGCTCTCCACCCTCGCCGCCGACGACGCCGGCCAGCTGTGGCCCGAGGCCAACCAGCTGCTGCACCACCTGGCCGCCGGCTACGCCCGGATGACCACCCTCGTCGACAACGTGCTCGGCTACCAGCGCCTCGACGCGGGCGCCGAGTCCCTCGACAAGGCGGTGACGCTGGTCGACCGGGTCGTGACGGCCGGCATCGACGGCGCCGTGGAGCTGATCGGCCCCGGGCGCGCGCAGTTCGCCGTGCACGCGCCGCCGGTCGAGGCCGAGGTGGACGCGGAGCGCCTCACCACCGCGCTCGCGCACCTCGTCGCGGACGTGGCCGGTGTCGACGCGACCGGCAAGAGCAGCAGGGCGGCGCAGGCCGGTGGCGTGGGCGGGGCCGGTGACACGACGATCGTCGTCGCGGCCGCGCAGCGCGGTGAGGTCGTACGGATCGAGGTCCGCGGCCCGTACACGGGCGGTGACCCCGTCCACCAGCCGATCGTGCGCGGGATCGTCGCCGCGCACGGCGGTGTCGTGCAGACGCACGAGGTGCCGGGCATGACCGGCAGCGCCTACGTGGTGGAGGTGCCGCTCGGCGCGGGACGCGGGACCGTCGCCCCGCCCGAGCAGCCGCAGCGGCCCGAACCGGGCGCGGGAGCGCCCGCCCGTCCCGCGCTTCCGGCGCAGGCCTCGCCCTCCGGCTCCGGCGTGCCCCGCGCTGCCGCCGGTGCCGCCGCGTCGCACGGCACCGGCGACGCCACGGCCGACGGCACCGGCCCGGCCGGTGGCGGTCCGGCCGGTGGCGGTCCGGGGAGTGACGCTCCGGCCACTGGCGCTCCGGGCAGTGGCGCTCCGGGCAGTGGTGTGGAGGCGGTGGGCGGTGGTGGCCGGCGGCGCGCCCGTCGGGGTTCCACGGACGCGTTCCTGCAGAGCCCGCTGACCGCCGGGGACGGCTCCCTGCCCGAGCCGACCGGGCGTCGGCGCGGCCGTACGGACGGAGCACCCTCCGCCGGTACGCCCGGAACGCCGGGGACGCCGGGCGCAACGGCGATGCCGCCGATGCCGGGCTTGCCGGGGGCCCAGGGTGCGGCCCAGGGCGCACCCGGAACGGCGCCGGCTCAGGGGGCGCAGGGCGTGTCCGGGTCTCCGGCCGACCTGATTCCCGCCCAGAACGTGCGGGGGACCGAGTCCTCCGGCACCGGCCGCCGTCGTGGCCGGCCCGCCGAGGGGTCCGTCGTGACCGCCGCCGAGAGCGCGCAGGGCCGCCCGGCGCTCGGCGACACCGTGCCGCCGCAGGGCGTGCCGGTGGAGGCCGCCCCCGCGGCGGCGCTCGCGCTGCCCGCCGTCGCGTCCCCGGAGCAGCCCCAGCAGTCACAGCAGTCACAGCAGCCCACCGGGCGTCGGCGGCGGGCGCTGGCCGCCGCGCAGGAGCGGGCGGCGGCCGCCGAGGCCGGACCGCGGACGCCGTTCGCGCTGCCGCCGGCCGACGCCGACCGCCTCGCCGACCCTGCCGGTTCCCCCGGCCACGAGGCCGTACGGGTGCTGCCGGACGACGAGCACACGCCGCCGCAGCCGCACCCGCTGCCCGGCGCCCGGCCCGCTCCCGGGGCTCCCGGCCCCGTGCCCGCCGGCACCAGCGGGACCGGCACCGGCTCCGTACCGCTTCCGCCGGAAATGCCCGTGTCCGGTCCGGTGCACCGGCAGGTGAACGGGCCGGCCGGCGGCCCGGCGGCCCACTCCGCCGACGACCCGGCGAACGGCCCGACCCACGGCCCCGTGACCGGCTCCGCGCCCGGCCACTCGCACGGCCACGCCACCGGGTCCGCGCCCGGACCTGCCCCTGCCGCCGCGCCCGGATCGGCGCCCGGTTCCGCTCCCGGCTCCACGCCCAAGGACTCGACGCAGGGGCGGGCCTTCAGCGTCCGTACGCTCGGCCAGGGCGTGCCCTTCGTCCAGCCGACGGCCCCGGCGGCCGCGGCGGGCCAGCCCGCGGCGCCCGCTCCCGCCGCTCCCTCCGGGCGGCGGCGCAAGCTCGGCAACCCCGCCGAGGAGAGCCGCCAGCCGCTGCCGGACCCCACGGCCACGACGGCCAAAGCCCACCCGGCGGCGGAACCCACCGCCCCCGCACCGGCGCCGGGCTCCACGCCCCCGCCGGTTCCCGCCGCGCCCAAGCTCGGGCCCACGCCCGCGCCCGAGGGGCGTGCGTACGCCATAGGAGCGCCCGCCGAGGGCTCGGCGGAGGGGCCGGAGCCGCTCGACGGCCCCGGTGGCGCCGTAGAGGTGTCGAACCAGCCGCTGCCGCAGCCCGTCGACGACGAACTGCCGCCGGAGCCCCTGGACAACCCGCGGCGCCTGCTCGTCTGGCCCGCGCCCGACGTGGCCACGCAGCAGGCCCTGAGCGACCGCGGCTACCGCCCGGTGATCGTGCACTCCCGCGAGGAGGTCGACGCACAGATCGCCGCCTTCCCGGCCGCGCTCTTCGTCGACCCGCTGACCGGCCCGATCACCCGTACCGCGCTCCAGTCACTGCGCCAGGCGGCCGTCGCCGCCGAGGTGCCGGTGCTGCTCGCGGCCGGGCTCGGGCAGGCGACCCGGGAGGCGGCGTACGGCGCCGATCCCGCCGTCCTGCTCAAGGCGCTGGCACCGCGCGACAGCGAGCAGCACCCCTCCCGCGTGCTGCTGATCGAGGAGAGCGAGGACATCGCGCAGGCGCTGGCGGCGACCCTGGAGCGGCGCGGCATGCAGGTGGTGCGGGCGGCGACCGACACGGAGGCGGTCACGCTGGCCGCGCAGATGCGGCCGAACCTGGTGGTGATGGACCTGATGCAGGTGCGCCGCCGCCGGGCCGGGATCATCGACTGGCTGCGCGCCAACGGCCAGTTGAACCGCACTCCGCTCGTCGTCTACACCTCCGCGGACCTGGACGAGACCGAACTGCCCAAGCTCTCCTCGGGCGAGACGGTGCTCTTCCTTGCGGAACGGTCGACGAGCGCCGAGGTGCAGGCCCGGATCGTCGACCTGCTCGCGAAGATCGGCACCAACTAG
- a CDS encoding lipid-transfer protein, giving the protein MSVRGRDALGGRAAVVGIGATEFSKDSGRSELTLAVEAVRAALDDAGLVPGDVDGLVTFTMDTNPEITVAQAAGIGELSFFSRVHYGGGAACATVQQAALAVATGIAEVVVCYRAFNERSGRRFGSGVHHREPSAEGAALGWQLPFGLLTPASWVAMIAQRYLHTYGLPPDAFGHVAVTDRRHAATNPAAYFHGKPITLADHAASRWIAEPLRLLDCCQETDGGQAVVVTSVERARDLRRPPAVIVAAAQGAGRNQEAMTSFYRDGLTGLPEMGVVARQLWRSSGLAPGDIDVGILYDHFTPFVLMQLEEFGFCAPGEAADFVAADALPLNTHGGQLGEAYLHGMNGIAEAVRQLRGTSVNQIPGAARTLVTAGTGVPTSGLILGTDS; this is encoded by the coding sequence ATGAGCGTCCGGGGTCGCGATGCGCTGGGCGGCCGGGCCGCCGTCGTGGGCATCGGCGCGACCGAGTTCTCCAAGGACTCGGGCCGCAGCGAACTCACCCTCGCCGTGGAGGCCGTGCGGGCGGCGCTCGACGACGCCGGACTGGTGCCCGGTGACGTCGACGGCCTCGTCACCTTCACCATGGACACCAACCCCGAGATCACCGTCGCCCAGGCGGCCGGCATCGGCGAGCTGTCCTTCTTCTCCCGCGTCCACTACGGCGGCGGCGCCGCCTGCGCCACCGTCCAGCAGGCCGCCCTCGCCGTCGCCACCGGGATCGCCGAAGTCGTCGTCTGCTACCGGGCGTTCAACGAGCGCTCCGGCCGCCGCTTCGGCTCCGGCGTCCACCACAGGGAGCCGTCCGCGGAGGGTGCGGCGCTCGGGTGGCAGCTGCCCTTCGGGCTGCTCACCCCGGCCTCCTGGGTCGCCATGATCGCCCAGCGCTATCTCCACACCTACGGGCTCCCGCCGGACGCCTTCGGCCACGTCGCCGTCACCGACCGCCGTCACGCGGCCACCAACCCCGCCGCCTACTTCCACGGCAAACCGATCACGCTCGCCGACCACGCCGCCTCCCGCTGGATAGCCGAGCCGCTGCGGTTGCTCGACTGCTGCCAGGAGACCGACGGCGGCCAGGCGGTGGTCGTCACCTCCGTCGAACGCGCCCGGGATCTGCGCCGTCCGCCGGCCGTGATCGTGGCCGCGGCGCAGGGCGCGGGGCGCAACCAGGAAGCGATGACCAGCTTCTACCGCGACGGGCTGACCGGGCTGCCGGAGATGGGTGTGGTGGCCCGCCAGCTCTGGCGGAGCTCGGGGCTCGCGCCCGGGGACATCGACGTGGGCATCCTCTACGACCACTTCACGCCGTTCGTGCTGATGCAGCTGGAGGAGTTCGGTTTCTGCGCGCCGGGTGAGGCGGCCGACTTCGTGGCGGCGGACGCGCTGCCGCTGAACACCCACGGGGGTCAGTTGGGAGAGGCGTATCTGCACGGGATGAACGGGATCGCGGAGGCGGTCCGGCAACTGCGCGGCACGTCGGTGAACCAGATACCCGGGGCGGCCCGGACCCTGGTCACGGCCGGCACCGGTGTCCCCACGTCCGGGTTGATCCTGGGCACGGACTCCTGA
- a CDS encoding long-chain fatty acid--CoA ligase — MLSTMQDVPLTVTRILEHGMRIHGKSTITTWTGEAEPQRRTFAETGARAGQLANALRDELGVTADERVATLMWNNAEHVEAYFAIPAMGAVLHTLNLRLPPEQLAWIVNHAADRVVIVNGSLLPLLAPLLPHLPTVEHVVVSGPGDRSVLDGAAPRVHDYEELISGRPSTYDWPELDERAAAAMCYTSGTTGDPKGVVYSHRSIYLHSMQVNMTESMGLTDRDTTLVVVPQFHVLAWGLPHATFMTGINMLMPDRFLQPAPLAEMIESEKPTHAAAVPTIWQGLLAEVTARPRDLTSMAQVTIGGAACPPSLMEAYDKLGVRLCHAWGMTETSPLGTMAHPPAGLTAEEEWPYRVTQGRFPAGVEGRLVGPGGEVLPWDGESAGELEVRGNWIAGAYYGGAAGEPFRPEDKFSADGWLKTGDVGVISPDGYLTLTDRAKDVIKSGGEWISSVELENALMGHPAVAEAAVVAVPDDKWGERPLATVVLKEGTSADYEELRAFLATEGGIAKWQLPERWAIVPAVPKTSVGKFDKKVIRKQYADGALDVTQL, encoded by the coding sequence GTGCTGAGCACCATGCAGGACGTACCGCTGACCGTCACCCGCATCCTCGAGCACGGGATGCGGATCCACGGGAAGTCCACCATCACCACCTGGACCGGAGAGGCCGAGCCGCAGCGCCGCACCTTCGCGGAGACGGGCGCCCGCGCCGGACAGCTGGCCAACGCCCTGCGCGACGAACTCGGCGTCACCGCCGACGAGCGGGTCGCCACCCTCATGTGGAACAACGCCGAGCACGTCGAGGCGTACTTCGCGATCCCCGCCATGGGCGCGGTCCTCCACACCCTCAACCTCCGTCTTCCCCCCGAGCAGCTGGCCTGGATCGTCAACCACGCCGCCGACCGGGTGGTGATCGTCAACGGTTCGCTGCTGCCCCTCCTCGCCCCGCTGCTGCCGCACCTGCCGACCGTCGAGCACGTCGTCGTGAGCGGCCCCGGCGACCGTTCCGTCCTGGACGGTGCCGCTCCCCGCGTGCACGACTACGAGGAGCTGATCAGCGGCCGCCCCAGCACGTACGACTGGCCCGAGCTGGACGAGCGCGCCGCCGCCGCCATGTGCTACACCTCCGGCACCACCGGCGACCCCAAGGGCGTCGTCTACTCCCACCGCTCCATCTACCTGCACTCCATGCAGGTCAACATGACCGAGTCGATGGGCCTCACCGACAGGGACACGACCCTGGTGGTCGTTCCGCAGTTCCACGTGCTCGCCTGGGGGCTGCCGCACGCCACCTTCATGACCGGCATCAACATGCTGATGCCGGACCGGTTCCTGCAGCCGGCCCCGCTCGCCGAGATGATCGAGAGCGAGAAGCCGACCCACGCCGCCGCCGTCCCCACCATCTGGCAGGGCCTGCTCGCCGAGGTCACCGCCCGCCCCCGCGACCTGACCTCCATGGCCCAGGTCACCATCGGCGGCGCCGCCTGTCCGCCCTCCCTCATGGAGGCGTACGACAAGCTCGGCGTCCGCCTCTGCCACGCCTGGGGCATGACGGAGACCTCTCCGCTCGGCACCATGGCCCACCCGCCGGCCGGTCTGACCGCCGAGGAGGAATGGCCCTACCGGGTCACCCAGGGCCGCTTCCCGGCCGGCGTCGAGGGCCGTCTGGTCGGCCCCGGCGGCGAGGTCCTGCCCTGGGACGGCGAGTCCGCGGGCGAGCTGGAAGTCCGCGGCAACTGGATCGCCGGCGCCTACTACGGCGGCGCAGCGGGCGAGCCCTTCCGGCCCGAGGACAAGTTCAGCGCGGACGGCTGGCTCAAGACCGGCGACGTCGGCGTCATCAGCCCCGACGGCTACCTCACCCTCACCGACCGCGCCAAGGACGTCATCAAGTCCGGCGGCGAGTGGATCTCCTCCGTCGAGCTGGAGAACGCGCTCATGGGCCACCCGGCCGTCGCCGAGGCCGCCGTCGTGGCCGTCCCCGACGACAAGTGGGGCGAGCGCCCGCTGGCGACCGTCGTCCTCAAGGAGGGCACGAGCGCGGACTACGAGGAGCTGCGCGCCTTCCTCGCCACCGAGGGCGGCATCGCCAAGTGGCAGCTTCCGGAGCGCTGGGCGATCGTGCCGGCGGTGCCGAAGACGAGCGTGGGCAAGTTCGACAAGAAGGTGATCCGCAAGCAGTACGCGGACGGCGCGCTGGACGTGACGCAGCTGTAG
- a CDS encoding SigE family RNA polymerase sigma factor: MTPPPPGPVCTGASTLAGRPAPHAAAYPSFTSYVRARGPVLLRTARSLTANPSDAEDLLQTALAKTFVAWERIEDHRALDGYVRRALLNTRTSQWRKRKVDEFACEELPEPAGLPEPDPAERQALHDAMWRAVMKLPDRQRAMVVLRYYEDLSEAQTAEVLGVSVGTVKSAVSRALGKLREDPELSPVR; this comes from the coding sequence ATGACTCCGCCACCCCCTGGCCCCGTCTGCACCGGCGCCTCGACCCTCGCCGGCCGCCCGGCGCCGCACGCCGCCGCGTACCCCTCCTTCACCTCGTACGTACGCGCCCGCGGTCCCGTCCTCCTGCGCACCGCGCGCTCGCTGACGGCGAACCCGTCGGATGCCGAGGACCTGCTCCAGACGGCGCTCGCCAAGACCTTCGTCGCCTGGGAGCGCATCGAGGACCATCGTGCCCTGGACGGTTATGTGCGCCGGGCGCTGCTCAACACCCGGACGTCGCAGTGGCGCAAGCGCAAGGTCGACGAGTTCGCGTGCGAGGAGCTGCCGGAGCCCGCCGGGCTGCCGGAGCCGGACCCGGCGGAGCGCCAGGCGCTGCACGACGCGATGTGGCGTGCGGTGATGAAGCTTCCCGACCGTCAGCGCGCGATGGTCGTCCTCAGGTACTACGAGGACCTGAGCGAGGCGCAGACCGCCGAGGTGCTCGGCGTCTCCGTCGGCACGGTGAAAAGCGCCGTCTCCCGGGCCCTGGGCAAGCTCCGCGAGGACCCGGAGCTGTCCCCCGTACGGTAA